In Massilia antarctica, the following are encoded in one genomic region:
- a CDS encoding GNAT family N-acetyltransferase, whose translation MSTICIRQAVLADLDALSVLFDGYRQFYGRESDVAAAKRFLSERIDHAESVLFIAHEGSDPIGFAQLYPSFSSVSLGRIYILNDLFIHESGRRKGVGAGLLSASIDFARTAGAIRLALSTANTNTKAQALYEAQGWERDDDFFYMYPIPQS comes from the coding sequence ATGAGCACTATTTGTATCCGTCAGGCCGTACTCGCCGATCTTGACGCCTTGTCAGTTTTATTCGATGGCTACCGCCAGTTCTACGGTCGCGAGAGCGATGTGGCGGCCGCGAAAAGGTTTTTGTCGGAGCGGATCGATCACGCCGAGTCCGTCCTCTTCATTGCCCATGAAGGAAGCGATCCCATCGGCTTTGCGCAGCTGTATCCGAGCTTTTCGAGTGTTTCGCTCGGACGAATCTATATCCTCAATGATCTGTTTATCCACGAGTCGGGACGTCGCAAGGGTGTCGGAGCCGGCCTTCTTTCCGCTTCCATCGATTTCGCCAGGACAGCCGGGGCGATTCGTCTTGCGCTCTCGACCGCGAATACAAATACCAAAGCGCAAGCGCTTTATGAAGCACAAGGCTGGGAACGCGACGACGACTTTTTCTATATGTATCCGATACCGCAGTCCTGA
- a CDS encoding GNAT family N-acetyltransferase, which translates to MPDIHIRPLAGAPALIDTLAGLLAEVVAQGGSVGFMHPLARSEAQAFWERALQAAADGQRIVFGAFEDEQLVATVSLLLDCPPNQPHRAEIAKMMTLPRCRGRGIAAALLQAAEAAAVARGKTLLVLDTASDGGAAGLYAKHGFTLAGEIPGYALKPHGGLTGTLLYWKRIGAQDCGIGYI; encoded by the coding sequence ATGCCCGACATCCACATTCGTCCGCTGGCGGGGGCGCCGGCACTCATCGACACCCTGGCGGGATTGCTGGCCGAGGTGGTCGCCCAGGGCGGCTCGGTCGGCTTCATGCATCCGTTGGCCCGCTCGGAAGCGCAGGCCTTCTGGGAACGCGCGCTGCAAGCGGCGGCCGATGGCCAGCGCATCGTGTTCGGCGCGTTTGAGGACGAGCAACTGGTGGCAACGGTCAGCCTGCTGCTCGACTGCCCGCCCAACCAGCCGCACCGCGCGGAAATCGCCAAGATGATGACCTTGCCGCGCTGCCGTGGGCGCGGCATCGCGGCGGCCCTGCTGCAGGCTGCCGAGGCTGCTGCCGTGGCACGCGGCAAGACGCTGCTGGTACTCGATACCGCCAGCGACGGCGGCGCTGCCGGGCTGTACGCGAAACATGGCTTCACCCTGGCCGGCGAGATTCCCGGCTATGCGCTCAAGCCCCATGGGGGCCTGACGGGCACCTTGCTGTACTGGAAGCGGATCGGGGCTCAGGACTGCGGTATCGGATACATATAG
- a CDS encoding helix-turn-helix domain-containing protein: MNTIKDDTSAAIARRLRLERDARGWSLADLAARSGVAKATISKIEREETSPTAVILVRLAGAFDLTLAGLLLRAEGHDDASRVMRAAQQPVWRDPDSGYVRRQVYARPDHPVEIVQVDMPPGQRVVLPASSYAHIRQALWVQTGSLTVVEGGEQHRLEAGDCLGFGPPSEVTIANEGADTCRYLVVLARS; the protein is encoded by the coding sequence ATGAATACAATAAAAGACGATACAAGCGCTGCCATCGCCCGCCGGCTGCGCCTGGAGCGCGACGCGCGCGGCTGGTCGCTGGCTGATCTGGCAGCCCGTTCCGGCGTGGCCAAGGCCACCATCAGCAAGATCGAGCGCGAAGAGACCAGCCCCACGGCGGTCATCCTGGTACGGCTGGCCGGCGCCTTCGACCTTACCCTGGCCGGCCTGTTGCTGCGTGCGGAAGGGCACGACGATGCCAGCCGCGTCATGCGCGCGGCGCAGCAGCCCGTCTGGCGCGATCCGGATAGCGGCTATGTCCGCCGGCAAGTGTATGCGCGCCCCGATCATCCCGTGGAAATCGTGCAGGTCGACATGCCGCCCGGCCAAAGGGTGGTGTTGCCGGCCTCGTCGTACGCGCATATCCGCCAGGCGCTCTGGGTCCAGACGGGCTCGCTGACGGTGGTGGAGGGCGGCGAACAACACCGCCTGGAGGCTGGCGACTGTCTCGGCTTCGGGCCGCCGTCCGAGGTGACCATCGCCAATGAGGGCGCGGACACCTGCCGTTACCTGGTTGTTCTCGCAAGGAGTTGA
- a CDS encoding 3-hydroxyacyl-CoA dehydrogenase NAD-binding domain-containing protein: MSAEYLVNGSVAVITLNNPPVNGLGLETRTAAVAGIRRALADDAVKAIVITGAGKAFSGGADIKEFNSPKALTEPTLHTLIQVAESSTKPVVAAIHTVCMGGGLELALGCNYRVAMPGAQIALPEVKLGLLPGAGGTQRLPRVVGLEMALNMIVSGTPVPSEKFAGTALFDEVFASDAKLIDSAVAFANKVADVRPLPRVRDRKVNYPNHEAFLQFSRNTVKAMSGAFPAPMECVETVAASVTKKFEDGIKFERERFLHLIQTPESKSLRHAFFAERLASKIPDVPADTPTRDIKQAAIIGAGTMGGGIAMNFVNAGIPVILLETKQEALDKGIATIRKNYENTMKKGKLTQEKFEQRVGLISGTLNYADIAQADIVVEAVFEDMGVKESVFKQLDSVMKPGAILASNTSTLDVNKIAGFTSRPQDVVGTHFFSPANVMKLLEIVRGAKTGKDVLATTLALSKKLRKTGVVSGVCDGFIGNRMIEQYSRQAGFLLEEGCLPEQVDKAVEKFGFAMGPFRMGDLAGNDIGWYIRKRRYVESPEITYSKTADLLCEMGRYGQKTGAGWYDYKAGDRKAYASQDVNDMIVKHSADIGVERRKISDEEIVERLVYSLVNEGARILEEGIAMRASDIDMVYLTGYGFPVFRGGPMFYADTVGLANVLMAMEKYAKGRHGNAWAPAPLMVRLAAEGKGFNS; encoded by the coding sequence ATGAGCGCCGAATACCTGGTCAATGGCAGCGTTGCCGTCATCACACTGAACAATCCACCAGTCAACGGACTGGGTCTTGAGACGCGTACCGCCGCGGTGGCCGGCATTCGCCGCGCGCTGGCGGACGACGCCGTCAAGGCGATCGTCATCACCGGCGCCGGCAAGGCGTTTTCCGGTGGCGCCGACATCAAGGAATTCAATTCGCCCAAGGCGCTCACGGAACCGACCCTGCACACGCTGATCCAGGTCGCCGAAAGCTCGACCAAGCCCGTCGTCGCCGCGATCCACACGGTCTGCATGGGCGGCGGTCTCGAACTGGCGCTCGGCTGCAACTACCGGGTCGCCATGCCGGGCGCCCAAATCGCGCTGCCGGAAGTCAAGCTCGGCCTGCTGCCGGGCGCTGGCGGCACGCAACGTCTGCCGCGCGTTGTCGGTCTGGAAATGGCCTTGAACATGATTGTCTCCGGCACTCCAGTGCCCTCGGAAAAATTCGCCGGCACCGCACTGTTCGATGAAGTATTCGCTTCCGACGCCAAGCTGATCGACTCGGCCGTGGCCTTCGCCAACAAGGTCGCCGACGTGCGTCCGCTGCCACGCGTGCGCGACCGCAAGGTGAACTACCCGAACCACGAAGCCTTCCTGCAATTTTCGCGCAACACCGTCAAAGCCATGTCCGGCGCGTTCCCGGCGCCAATGGAATGCGTCGAAACCGTGGCGGCCTCGGTCACCAAGAAGTTTGAAGACGGCATCAAGTTCGAGCGCGAGCGCTTCCTGCACCTGATCCAGACGCCGGAATCGAAGTCGCTGCGCCACGCCTTCTTCGCCGAGCGTCTCGCCAGCAAGATTCCGGACGTGCCAGCCGACACGCCGACCCGCGACATCAAGCAGGCCGCCATCATCGGCGCCGGCACCATGGGCGGCGGCATCGCCATGAACTTCGTCAATGCCGGCATTCCCGTCATTCTGCTCGAAACCAAGCAGGAAGCGCTGGACAAGGGCATCGCCACGATCCGCAAGAACTACGAAAACACGATGAAAAAGGGCAAGCTCACGCAAGAGAAGTTCGAACAGCGCGTCGGCCTCATCAGCGGTACGCTCAATTACGCCGACATCGCCCAGGCCGACATCGTGGTCGAAGCCGTGTTCGAGGACATGGGCGTGAAGGAATCGGTCTTCAAGCAGCTCGATTCGGTAATGAAGCCGGGAGCGATCCTGGCGTCGAACACCTCGACCCTGGACGTGAACAAGATCGCCGGCTTCACCAGCCGTCCGCAGGATGTGGTCGGTACCCACTTCTTCAGCCCGGCCAACGTGATGAAACTGCTGGAAATCGTGCGCGGCGCCAAGACGGGCAAGGACGTGCTGGCCACCACCCTGGCGCTGTCGAAAAAACTGCGCAAGACCGGCGTGGTGTCGGGCGTGTGCGACGGCTTCATCGGCAACCGCATGATCGAGCAGTACAGCCGCCAAGCCGGTTTCTTGCTGGAAGAAGGCTGCCTGCCGGAGCAGGTCGATAAAGCCGTCGAGAAATTCGGCTTTGCGATGGGGCCGTTCCGCATGGGCGACCTGGCCGGCAACGATATCGGCTGGTACATCCGCAAGCGCCGCTATGTCGAGTCGCCCGAGATCACCTACTCGAAAACCGCCGACCTGCTGTGCGAAATGGGCCGCTACGGCCAGAAAACCGGCGCCGGCTGGTACGACTACAAGGCCGGCGACCGCAAGGCCTATGCCTCGCAGGACGTCAACGACATGATCGTCAAGCACTCGGCCGATATCGGCGTCGAGCGCCGCAAGATCAGCGATGAAGAGATCGTCGAGCGCCTGGTCTATTCGCTGGTCAACGAAGGCGCGCGCATCCTGGAAGAGGGCATCGCCATGCGCGCTTCCGACATCGACATGGTCTACCTGACCGGCTACGGCTTCCCCGTGTTCCGCGGCGGTCCGATGTTCTATGCCGATACGGTCGGCCTGGCCAATGTGCTGATGGCGATGGAGAAATATGCCAAAGGCCGTCATGGCAACGCTTGGGCACCGGCCCCGCTGATGGTGCGACTGGCCGCCGAAGGCAAGGGCTTCAACAGCTAA
- a CDS encoding ABC transporter ATP-binding protein, which yields MSAILEIKELHAFYGKGHILHGVDLQIGKGEIVSLLGRNGVGRSTLVKAVMGQVSATGSVLFKGEEVLGLKAFQIAHKGLAYVPENRDIFPTLTVEQNLILGQKKTGVTGRWALDDMYNMFPRLLERRTVAAGFLSGGEQQMLTLCRSLMGDPDLIMIDEPTEGLAPKIVALVAEYLLALKEKGISVLLVEQKLAIALEISQRVYVMGHGAIVFEGTPQELRGDAGVRKEWLEV from the coding sequence ATGAGCGCCATTCTGGAGATTAAGGAGCTGCATGCGTTTTACGGCAAGGGGCATATTCTGCACGGGGTCGATCTGCAGATCGGAAAAGGCGAGATTGTCAGCCTGCTGGGGCGCAATGGGGTAGGGCGCTCGACCCTGGTCAAGGCGGTGATGGGGCAGGTCAGTGCCACCGGGTCGGTGCTGTTCAAGGGGGAGGAAGTGCTGGGATTGAAAGCGTTCCAGATCGCGCACAAGGGGTTGGCGTATGTGCCGGAGAACCGGGATATTTTTCCGACCCTGACGGTGGAGCAGAACCTCATCCTGGGGCAGAAGAAGACGGGCGTGACCGGGCGCTGGGCGCTCGATGACATGTACAACATGTTTCCGCGCCTGCTGGAACGGCGCACGGTGGCGGCCGGGTTCTTGTCGGGCGGGGAGCAGCAGATGCTGACCTTGTGCCGCAGCCTGATGGGCGATCCGGACCTGATCATGATCGATGAGCCGACCGAGGGCCTGGCGCCGAAGATCGTGGCGCTGGTGGCTGAGTATTTATTGGCGCTCAAGGAGAAGGGGATTTCGGTGCTGCTGGTGGAGCAGAAACTGGCTATTGCGCTGGAGATTTCGCAGCGGGTGTATGTGATGGGGCACGGGGCGATTGTGTTCGAGGGGACGCCGCAGGAGTTGAGGGGGGATGCTGGGGTACGGAAGGAGTGGTTGGAGGTGTGA